From Triticum aestivum cultivar Chinese Spring chromosome 4A, IWGSC CS RefSeq v2.1, whole genome shotgun sequence, a single genomic window includes:
- the LOC123086166 gene encoding uncharacterized protein, translating into MERRRGRAPWRGVGNNVFNQVGGSVNGGLDQTDGGSINQGGGGGSGTGCDMDGEWIVTSELSFVSKKAMKGACGIRVSNEGFGAAECGCKLTPVIRVCNEGFDAGRRFLSCPYEGLNSCGYLRWMDDAWQGRSRVVIGKLANDKQKLQNALLDKEQDIQRMKKERNKLDGQRKSREKLDLFLVLVVLASVVIYALVVLVSRGFV; encoded by the exons ATGGAGAGACGACGCGGTCGTGCGCCATGGAGAGGTGTTGGGAACAACGTCTTCAACCAAGTCGGCGGCTCTGTCAACGGCGGCTTGGACCAAACCGACGGCGGCTCTATCaaccaaggcggcggcggcggctctggcaCCGGATGCGACATGGATGGCGAGTGGATAGTCACATCAGAGCTTAGTTTTGTCTCCAAAAAAGCGATGAAG GGGGCATGCGGAATTAGGGTTTCCAATGAAGGATTTGGTGCGGCTGAATGTGGGTGCAAATTGACGCCAGTTATTAGGGTTTgcaatgaaggatttgatgcaggCCGACGATTTCTGAGTTGTCCATACGAG GGGTTAAACTCCTGTGGGTATTTGAGGTGGATGGATGATGCATGGCAGGGCAGATCAAGGGTGGTAATTGGAAAGCTTGCAAATGACAAGCAGAAGCTACAAAATGCTTTGCTTGACAAGGAACAAGACATTCAGAGGATGAAGAAAGAGAGGAATAAATTAGATGGGCAGAGAAAAAGTAGGGAAAAATTAGATTTGTTTCTAGTACTTGTTGTTCTTGCAAGTGTAGTGATTTATGCTCTAGTTGTATTGGTTAGTAGGGGATTTGTGTGA
- the LOC123086167 gene encoding uncharacterized protein, producing MGSKHEQDEAGTMRLETGHIWSHMGVVLVNVGDEIDTKLPRKERATFVSKGADSISRAKQILTSIPARAREAYNHSQDGHIAQDGKYEDLLQAGTELNASRTKSIEATLRV from the exons ATGGGAAGTAAGCATGAG CAAGATGAAGCTGGCACAATGAG GCTAGAGACGGGTCACATTTGGTCGCACATGGGAGTTGTTCTTGTGAACGTGGGTGATGAGATTGACACAAAGCTGCCGAGGAAGGAGCGGGCGACATTTGTTTCTAAAGG TGCTGATTCTATATCTCGAGCAAAGCAGATTCTTACCTCGATACCTGCAAGAGCAAGAGAAGCATACAACCATAGCCAG GATGGTCATATCGCCCAAGATGGAAAATATGAGGATCTTCTCCAAGCTGGAACTGAGCTCAATGCATCAAGAACAAAATCAATTGAAGCAACACTTCGTGTATAA